The nucleotide sequence TCGGAGGAAGGGAGGGAAAGGTAGGGGTAATGGGGGTAGGGGGTAATAGGGGAAGGAAGGGGGGCTGTGGTTGGTGCTGGGTAGTGGTGACGGGGCGGCGGCGGTGGGTGGTGGTGGCGCGGCGTGGGCAGTGGCGGttagaggggaagaagaagaaagaagaagagagaagggagaaggaGGAAGGGGGTTGGGTGGCGGcggggtctgggtggtcggcggcgtCTGGCGGTGGCGTGGTGGTGGCTGGGTGGGGNNNNNNNNNNNgcatgcgatcgcgtcgctggaaattgtgctaaacgcacgaatccagcgtcgtttcagcgcaactctctgtctctttttggggtgttgtgcaatcctatgcaacgcgatcgcgtcgctcacgctgtcgcgtgggattgaggttgtgcaagtgacgtgatcgcatgggcattttgtgctaaacgcacaatggccgcacaattctagcctaactttctggacgttggatctttacgccgatctccaggtcacgcggccgcgtgaatgacgcggttgcgtgggaagtgtttttcgtaacttgacgcgatcacatgaatgatgcggtcgcgtcgcgcaccctttttttatgcaggtatgcaattatgcagtatgcagaatgcaatgattaatatgaatgagatgcaaaactccaggttcaataaaataaaacttgaaaacaaataaaactaaataaaaattgaaaaagggacgatcataccatggtgggttgtctcccacctagcacttttagttaaagtccttaagttggacattggatgagcttcctgttatggcggcttatgcttaaattcatccataaatctccaccaatgcttggaatgccaatagcctctggggtcccaaattaggcatgtaaagctcttgaacagcttcaaatagattcgcaggctcccggggtgacgaatgtcagcatagattccaggatcccaagctttgcttttaaatctgccttcgtcttgatctatacttttccatctgggcggtttagaaattagattctcaccaggataaccaaacattttccgagatccatccgattgatcatggtgccaatctgtgcacttcgagttgaagcgtggaaccttattaaaccttgtgcaccagctctgagtacgagccatttcccttttactcttaaagctgcagagagctctaagctggccatctgtttcaagcaaaccatattcaagtggaaagatacagttaaaggttaaggattgtacccacttaaaacttgtattgggtggtaatggccttgggataggtggttctagtggttctgtgagttctactcccttgtgctcttctgtgaaattctccacttccttgcaagattcttcaaatatatccatgtcctgatcaaagccatctatgtcttcctcatcacttaagtcatagactggaggttgagagaaatctacctccgtatcatcttcgtattcacttgggaaag is from Arachis ipaensis cultivar K30076 chromosome B01, Araip1.1, whole genome shotgun sequence and encodes:
- the LOC107608573 gene encoding rRNA 2'-O-methyltransferase fibrillarin-like; the protein is MTAVASGTAEEGGAAAVAAVRRKGGKGRGNGGRGGDGAAAVGGGGAAWAVAVRGEEEERRREKGEGGRGLGGGGVWVVGGVWRWRGGGWSKSLDRDAMMAETFK